A portion of the Lolium rigidum isolate FL_2022 chromosome 1, APGP_CSIRO_Lrig_0.1, whole genome shotgun sequence genome contains these proteins:
- the LOC124664425 gene encoding protein GLUTAMINE DUMPER 1-like gives MRPGPEFVTMSHQGAPMAAPGHGLINGTAAVHSPWQSPVPYLFGGLAAMLGLIAFALLILACSYWKLSGYLDAGAEGGRDGQSGDAAGGEKGSGSGASRPAAEFQEHVVVIMAGDERPTFLARPATSRAAVEVELALAAPAASASAGDGQEKKVDDCEVSSTQLGVDAANQSRDQHDEATPSRAHQQSRAHHHHHHDHESSSSTTALQESSQ, from the coding sequence ATGAGGCCCGGACCGGAGTTCGTCACCATGAGCCACCAGGGCGCGCCGATGGCGGCGCCGGGTCACGGGCTGATCaacggcacggcggcggtgcactcGCCGTGGCAGTCTCCCGTGCCATACCTCTTCGGTGGGCTGGCGGCGATGCTGGGCCTCATCGCCTTCGCGCTGCTCATCCTGGCTTGCTCATACTGGAAGCTTTCCGGGTACCTCGACGCTGGGGCCGAGGGCGGCCGGGACGGCCAGTCCGGTGACGCGGCAGGCGGTGAGAAGGGCTCGGGGTCCGGCGCCAGCAGACCGGCGGCGGAGTTCCAGGAGCACGTGGTGGTCATCATGGCGGGTGACGAGCGGCCCACGTTCCTCGCCAGGCCGGCCACCAGCCGCGCGGCCGTCGAAGTGGAGCTCGCTTTAGCCGCACCGGCAGCGAGTGCGAGCGCCGGTGACGGCCAGGAGAAGAAGGTGGACGACTGCGAGGTGAGCTCAACACAGCTCGGAGTCGACGCGGCGAACCAGAGCCGGGACCAGCACGACGAGGCGACCCCGAGCCGCGCCCACCAGCAAAGCCgtgcccaccaccaccaccaccatgaccATGAGAGCAGCAGTAGCACGACGGCGCTGCAAGAAAGCTCGCAATAA